In Astatotilapia calliptera chromosome 16, fAstCal1.2, whole genome shotgun sequence, one genomic interval encodes:
- the LOC113008021 gene encoding trace amine-associated receptor 4-like produces MEETELCFQQLFNTSCMRPRRPHFEIMLTYILLSFISLLTVILNLLVIISVSHFRQLHSPTNLLLLSLAVADFCVGLLLFFQIVLIDGCWFLGDIMCTLYQYLAYVITSASIGTMVIISVDRYLAICYPLHYSTKITQQRVKIVVCLCWICSVIFQSLILMDNLEQPGRYNSCIGECVFVINYIAGLVDVTFSFIVPFTVIVVLYLRVFVVAVSQARAMRSQLAVTHQRSVTVTAKKSELKAAWTLGIVVVVFLICMCPYYCVALTGQDSLPSASSLTFVLCLAYFNSCLNPIIYVFFYPWFRKSIKVIVTLQILQPDSCQATVL; encoded by the exons ATGGAGGAAACTGAACTCTGCTTTCAACAACTCTTTAACACCTCCTGCATGAGGCCCAGGCGTCCACACTTTGAGATCATGCTGACTTATATTTTGCTGTCCTTCATTTCTCTGCTTACTGTGATTCTTAACCTGTTGGTCATCATCTCCGTCTCACATTTCAG GCAGCTCCACAGCCCCACCAACCTCCTGCTCCTTTCTCTGGCTGTCGCTGATTTCTGTGTGGGCCTCCTCTTGTTCTTCCAAATTGTGCTGATAGATGGCTGCTGGTTCCTCGGTGACATCATGTGCACTCTGTATCAATACCTAGCATATGTCATCACCTCGGCCTCCATAGGAACCATGGTGATCATATCTGTTGATCGATATTTGGCTATTTGTTACCCTCTGCATTACTCCACCAAGATCACACAACAAAGAGTTAAAAttgttgtctgtttgtgttggaTCTGTTCTGTCATCTTTCAAAGTCTGATTCTGATGGATAACCTGGAGCAACCAGGCAGGTATAACTCTTGCATTGGAGAGTGTGTCTTTGTCATTAATTACATCGCAGGACTTGTTGATGTTACTTTTTCCTTTATTGTTCCCTTTACTGTGATTGTAGTTTTGTATCTGAGAGTGTTTGTGGTGGCTGTGTCTCAGGCTCGTGCCATGAGGTCTCAGCTTGCAGTCACTCACCAGCGATCAGTAACAGTAACTGCAAAGAAATCGGAGCTGAAAGCAGCCTGGACTCTtggtattgttgttgttgtgtttcttaTATGTATGTGTCCATATTACTGTGTGGCTCTCACAGGCCAAGACAGCTTGCCAAGTGCTTCATCACTGACATTTGTTCTATGCTTAGCCTACTTTAACTCATGTCTGAACCCCATTATATATGTCTTTTTCTACCCCTGGTTCAGAAAATCTATAAAAGTCATTGTTACTCTTCAGATACTGCAGCCTGACTCCTGCCAGGCCACCGTGCTTTAG